A section of the Roseovarius sp. W115 genome encodes:
- a CDS encoding branched-chain amino acid ABC transporter permease yields MTLLLLIEQVLNGLQFGVMLFLMAAGLTLIFGVMGLINLAHGSLYMVGAFAAAAVAGATGSFLLALMAALAAAALAGAVVEITVIRRLYGKAHLDQVLATFALILIFSEGTRWVFGSFPLFLDIPDYLSGPVTLPGGIEYPLYRLALIVVGLLVAAGLWWLTARTRIGIQIRAGENDREMIAALGVNISALYTLVFALGAALAGLAGALVGAIQSVQVGMGEPVLILAFVVIVIGGIGSIKGAFIGAILVGLTDTLGGIFLPELFKLFMESGAATQTGSALASMAVYILMGLVLIWRPTGLFGARA; encoded by the coding sequence GTGACGCTGCTTCTTTTGATCGAACAGGTCCTCAACGGGCTTCAGTTTGGCGTGATGCTGTTTTTGATGGCGGCCGGGCTGACGCTGATTTTTGGGGTCATGGGCCTGATCAACCTCGCGCATGGCTCGCTTTATATGGTGGGGGCCTTTGCAGCGGCGGCCGTCGCAGGCGCGACGGGGTCTTTCTTGCTGGCCCTGATGGCGGCACTGGCGGCAGCGGCGCTGGCGGGGGCTGTTGTAGAGATCACCGTGATCCGGCGCCTCTACGGCAAGGCACATCTCGATCAGGTACTGGCAACCTTTGCGCTGATCCTCATCTTCTCGGAAGGCACGCGGTGGGTCTTTGGGTCTTTTCCGCTGTTTCTTGATATTCCTGACTATTTGTCCGGTCCTGTGACCCTGCCCGGCGGGATCGAATATCCGCTTTACCGGCTGGCTCTGATCGTCGTTGGGTTGCTGGTAGCCGCAGGGCTTTGGTGGCTGACCGCGCGTACACGCATCGGGATTCAAATCCGGGCCGGTGAAAACGACCGCGAGATGATTGCAGCTCTGGGCGTCAACATCTCGGCGCTTTATACGCTGGTTTTCGCACTTGGGGCGGCTCTGGCGGGCCTTGCAGGCGCATTGGTCGGGGCCATTCAGTCGGTGCAGGTGGGTATGGGGGAACCCGTGCTGATCCTGGCCTTTGTGGTGATCGTGATTGGCGGGATTGGCTCGATCAAAGGTGCCTTCATCGGGGCCATACTGGTGGGCCTGACCGATACGCTTGGCGGTATTTTCCTGCCAGAATTGTTCAAACTCTTCATGGAAAGCGGCGCGGCGACGCAAACCGGATCAGCGCTGGCCTCGATGGCGGTCTATATCCTTATGGGACTGGTTCTCATCTGGCGACCCACAGGCCTTTTCGGGGCGCGTGCATGA
- a CDS encoding porin: MKKQLLCTSAIALGVAAAAPASAAEWNLDWGGFFNQHVAIGDISVGDPGLAGTDFDGDGFDLHTNGEIIFSPSIELDNGLTFGVNVQFEANNGFSVDESYLTISSDTFGRLVVGSENSAGYLLSTGAPTVHSLFVNSPSTSTFIPFTGVDAGPAATGAGVPLVALPFRQAGLSSFTEVQGNNDVQRITYYTPSFNGLTVGVSYANQGAVNAGNSFSVDTNTVISDIFDIGLNYSQSFGTADVTFSARYGVGDAPTTAAAAGDPETWGVGLSVGFGGFTIGGSYGENDNNEIVAGGTAGGFGDSEGWSLGVAYDAPGPWEFSLETYQSDTDNVAAGGAVIGETDREAYALAASRDLGPGVNWDIYLIYEERDSDLTAFQDVEGTILGTAINLSF, translated from the coding sequence TTGAAAAAGCAACTTCTCTGCACCAGTGCCATCGCCCTCGGCGTTGCTGCTGCTGCACCGGCCTCCGCCGCCGAGTGGAATCTCGACTGGGGTGGCTTCTTTAACCAGCACGTCGCGATTGGTGACATCAGCGTAGGTGATCCAGGCCTTGCTGGCACTGATTTTGACGGTGACGGCTTTGACCTTCACACAAACGGTGAAATCATCTTCTCACCTTCGATCGAGCTGGACAACGGCCTGACCTTTGGTGTGAACGTTCAGTTCGAAGCCAACAACGGCTTCAGCGTTGACGAATCGTACCTTACAATCTCCAGCGATACATTCGGTCGCCTGGTTGTCGGTTCCGAAAACTCAGCAGGTTACCTGTTGTCAACGGGTGCACCAACTGTTCACTCGCTGTTCGTCAACTCACCTTCGACATCGACATTTATCCCGTTCACGGGTGTTGATGCTGGCCCGGCCGCGACAGGCGCTGGTGTACCACTGGTCGCTCTGCCGTTCCGTCAGGCTGGCCTCTCGTCCTTTACTGAAGTTCAGGGCAATAACGACGTTCAGCGTATCACCTACTACACGCCAAGCTTCAATGGCCTGACAGTCGGTGTTTCGTATGCCAACCAAGGCGCGGTAAACGCTGGTAACTCGTTTTCTGTAGATACGAACACAGTTATCTCCGACATCTTCGATATCGGTCTGAACTACAGCCAGTCCTTCGGCACTGCTGACGTGACTTTCTCGGCGCGCTACGGTGTTGGTGATGCGCCAACTACAGCAGCAGCAGCAGGCGACCCTGAAACTTGGGGTGTAGGTCTGTCTGTTGGCTTTGGTGGCTTCACTATCGGTGGTAGCTACGGCGAAAACGACAACAACGAAATCGTTGCTGGTGGTACAGCTGGTGGCTTCGGTGACTCTGAAGGTTGGAGCCTCGGTGTAGCTTATGATGCACCTGGACCTTGGGAATTCTCTCTCGAGACATACCAGTCCGACACAGACAACGTTGCAGCCGGTGGCGCCGTAATTGGCGAGACAGACCGTGAAGCTTATGCTCTTGCAGCCAGCCGCGATCTTGGGCCAGGCGTAAACTGGGACATCTACCTGATTTACGAAGAGCGTGACTCTGACCTGACAGCGTTCCAGGACGTAGAGGGTACAATCCTCGGTACTGCGATCAACCTGAGCTTCTAA
- a CDS encoding ABC transporter ATP-binding protein — protein MSILRVQGLSASYGTARALFNVSLEVAEGEVVALMGRNGMGKTTTVKAICRMIGSQGQLQFDNQDLHALPSHRAARLGLGLVPEGRRCFRDLSVRENLLAAARPGHWTLKTVGQLFPRLEERHSQYAASLSGGEQQMLAFGRALMTNPRLLILDEATEGLAPLIRQEIWAAIKRLKAETGLAILLIDKSLKEITQISDRGVILNRGSTVWDGAMSELGPDISEQYIGV, from the coding sequence ATGAGTATTCTTCGAGTTCAAGGGCTTAGCGCCAGTTACGGCACCGCACGGGCGCTCTTCAACGTCAGTCTTGAGGTGGCGGAAGGTGAAGTTGTCGCGCTCATGGGACGAAATGGCATGGGTAAGACCACGACGGTCAAGGCCATCTGCCGCATGATCGGGTCACAGGGACAATTGCAGTTTGACAACCAAGATCTCCACGCGCTGCCCAGCCATCGGGCGGCACGTCTCGGATTGGGGCTGGTGCCGGAGGGGCGGCGGTGCTTTCGCGATTTGTCTGTGCGCGAGAACTTGCTTGCTGCGGCAAGACCCGGGCATTGGACTTTGAAGACCGTGGGGCAATTGTTTCCAAGGCTGGAAGAACGGCATTCGCAGTACGCTGCGTCCTTGTCCGGAGGCGAGCAACAGATGCTTGCCTTTGGCCGGGCGCTGATGACAAACCCACGGCTGTTGATCCTGGACGAGGCGACCGAAGGGTTGGCTCCACTCATCCGTCAAGAAATCTGGGCGGCGATCAAACGTCTCAAAGCGGAAACTGGACTGGCCATTCTCTTGATAGATAAGTCATTGAAAGAAATCACACAAATTTCTGATCGCGGTGTCATCCTGAACCGAGGTTCGACCGTATGGGACGGTGCGATGTCCGAGCTAGGCCCGGACATCTCAGAGCAGTATATAGGGGTTTAA
- a CDS encoding sulfotransferase domain-containing protein: protein MKKSIVWLASYPKSGNTWTRVFLANYLANPDKPLSINQVRHFGMGDAIAKTYRMVSNGRVDFNDPHSVLRYRDPVLQAIIRNNADVNFVKTHNICGAAFGVELIPERYTRCGVYILRNPMDIVLSFARHFDKDLEQAIDAMANPEHVIQDATTAAQFLGNWSEHVKGWAAERRFPMLVLRYEDLQSDPQTNFSKVLEHVGVTVEPDRVAKAVEFSSFDVLRKQEEKEGFVEKPEQAERFFAKGTSGQWKTDLPANFAKRLRKDHRKIMKKYGYIE from the coding sequence ATGAAAAAAAGCATCGTGTGGCTGGCCTCGTATCCGAAGTCAGGAAACACGTGGACGCGTGTGTTTCTGGCAAACTATCTGGCCAATCCGGACAAGCCACTTTCGATCAATCAGGTTCGGCACTTTGGCATGGGCGATGCCATTGCTAAAACCTACAGGATGGTTTCAAACGGCCGAGTAGATTTTAACGACCCTCATTCCGTTTTGCGCTATCGCGATCCAGTCTTACAAGCGATCATCCGCAACAACGCAGATGTAAATTTCGTAAAAACACACAACATTTGCGGAGCTGCATTTGGCGTAGAGTTAATACCCGAAAGGTATACTCGTTGTGGAGTTTACATCCTGCGCAATCCTATGGATATTGTTTTGTCGTTTGCCCGGCATTTTGACAAGGATCTGGAGCAAGCAATTGACGCTATGGCAAACCCGGAACATGTTATTCAGGATGCGACAACTGCCGCGCAGTTTCTGGGCAATTGGAGCGAACATGTAAAAGGTTGGGCTGCAGAACGGCGCTTCCCGATGCTGGTTTTGCGCTACGAAGACCTTCAATCTGATCCACAAACGAACTTTTCAAAGGTCCTAGAGCACGTGGGTGTTACTGTTGAACCAGATCGTGTTGCAAAAGCCGTCGAGTTTTCCAGCTTCGACGTGTTGCGCAAGCAGGAAGAAAAGGAAGGGTTTGTCGAGAAGCCCGAACAGGCCGAGCGTTTTTTCGCGAAAGGCACATCAGGACAATGGAAAACAGATTTACCTGCAAACTTTGCAAAACGTTTGCGTAAGGATCACCGCAAGATCATGAAAAAATATGGCTACATTGAATGA
- a CDS encoding sulfotransferase domain-containing protein, with the protein MSDLRRIIWLASYPKSGNTWMRSLLAHYFMPPGKAPDINNLRQFTTGDTRADFFDRAAGGKYEGRSLQDWSKTRQTVLRLIAGSKQNRHFVKTHCKPVFFLGTHLIPPDVTAGAVYIVRNPFDVVPSFARHVSATSDETIDRMCNPDAIMGTENGIYDALGRWDEHVTAWTTAPGLPRYVVRYEDMLDKPAKVVKGLLDFLGVKTDRPKLAHAIKATSFEAMKKQEEKLGFSERPTGMKSFFAKGRAGGWREDLTPAQVERIRDEFGATLETWYPELIKETDEFLRAS; encoded by the coding sequence ATGAGCGATCTTCGACGTATTATTTGGCTGGCGTCTTATCCTAAGTCCGGCAACACCTGGATGCGCAGCCTATTGGCGCATTACTTTATGCCCCCTGGAAAAGCGCCAGATATCAATAATTTACGCCAATTCACAACCGGTGACACACGAGCCGATTTCTTTGATAGAGCCGCTGGTGGGAAATATGAAGGGCGTTCGCTGCAAGACTGGAGCAAAACGCGTCAAACTGTGTTGCGCTTGATTGCGGGGTCGAAGCAGAACCGCCACTTTGTTAAAACTCACTGCAAGCCTGTGTTTTTCCTCGGAACGCATCTTATTCCGCCAGATGTGACCGCCGGTGCCGTTTACATTGTCCGCAACCCATTTGATGTCGTGCCGAGTTTTGCGCGACATGTGTCAGCAACCAGTGACGAGACCATTGACCGGATGTGTAATCCTGACGCCATCATGGGGACGGAGAATGGCATTTATGACGCCTTGGGGCGTTGGGATGAACATGTCACAGCCTGGACCACCGCGCCAGGATTGCCGCGTTATGTTGTGCGATACGAAGATATGCTCGACAAGCCGGCCAAGGTTGTCAAAGGGTTGCTGGACTTTCTTGGGGTAAAAACAGATCGGCCAAAACTGGCGCACGCTATAAAGGCGACAAGCTTTGAAGCCATGAAAAAACAGGAAGAGAAGCTTGGGTTTTCAGAAAGGCCCACCGGCATGAAAAGTTTTTTTGCCAAAGGCCGGGCAGGGGGATGGCGCGAGGATCTGACACCAGCCCAAGTTGAGCGTATTCGGGATGAGTTTGGTGCAACGCTTGAGACCTGGTATCCGGAATTGATCAAAGAGACTGACGAATTTCTTCGTGCCAGTTGA
- a CDS encoding 3-carboxy-cis,cis-muconate cycloisomerase codes for MTASRSWMRALAGDAEVAERLSDAAQVADMLRIEALYAQAAGKAGKLPSDLGDAAAKAIKSVKVDHDRLMRAAAKDGVPVPDLVLQIKEQVPVNLREAIHKGLTSQDVTDTAFVLAAKDILESFETHIETVMVACDDLNTRFGANDLMGRTRMQAALPIKVAHRIAQWRAPFEGHLERLSELRPRLLNIQLAGPVGNGESFDGFAAEIARQMAQELDLAVPQSPWHTRRDGMAELANWLAMITGSLGKIGADLALMAQQGVDEATLKGGGTSSAMAHKSNPVGAEILLALARDTALQQTGMTMAMGHEQERSGSAWTLEWLVMPRMLENTGAALKTTKRLLGDVISLGQPSGIAKL; via the coding sequence ATGACTGCGTCACGATCCTGGATGCGAGCCTTGGCCGGGGATGCGGAGGTAGCTGAACGACTGAGCGACGCCGCGCAGGTTGCGGATATGCTCCGTATCGAGGCTCTTTACGCGCAAGCAGCCGGAAAGGCCGGAAAACTTCCCTCCGACCTTGGAGATGCCGCGGCCAAGGCTATCAAAAGTGTTAAGGTTGATCATGATCGCCTCATGCGCGCGGCTGCTAAAGATGGTGTGCCGGTCCCGGATTTGGTGTTGCAGATCAAAGAGCAGGTTCCCGTTAATCTCCGTGAAGCTATTCACAAAGGACTGACTAGTCAGGATGTCACTGACACGGCCTTTGTTTTGGCAGCGAAGGATATTCTTGAGTCATTTGAAACGCATATAGAGACGGTCATGGTGGCCTGCGATGATCTCAACACGCGCTTTGGTGCCAACGATCTCATGGGCCGCACACGTATGCAGGCCGCTTTACCAATCAAAGTGGCCCATCGCATCGCACAATGGCGTGCACCTTTCGAAGGACATCTTGAGAGACTCAGTGAATTGCGTCCACGCCTGCTGAATATTCAGTTGGCAGGGCCGGTTGGGAATGGTGAAAGCTTTGATGGTTTTGCAGCGGAAATTGCGCGGCAAATGGCGCAAGAGCTTGACCTTGCTGTCCCTCAGTCGCCATGGCACACCCGCCGCGACGGTATGGCTGAGCTCGCCAATTGGTTGGCCATGATCACCGGAAGTCTGGGAAAAATTGGGGCAGATTTGGCATTAATGGCGCAGCAAGGTGTTGATGAGGCGACGCTTAAGGGCGGCGGGACATCTTCGGCTATGGCCCATAAGTCAAATCCGGTCGGTGCGGAGATCCTATTGGCTCTGGCGCGCGATACAGCGCTGCAGCAGACCGGCATGACAATGGCGATGGGGCACGAACAAGAGCGCTCTGGTTCGGCTTGGACACTGGAATGGCTGGTGATGCCGCGGATGTTGGAAAACACTGGCGCAGCTCTCAAAACGACCAAACGCTTGCTGGGTGACGTCATCTCCCTGGGTCAGCCGAGCGGCATTGCAAAACTGTGA
- a CDS encoding carboxymuconolactone decarboxylase family protein, whose amino-acid sequence MSLFDEDLFLKGLKQRKATLGAEYVEKNLAAADEFTQPFQEAMTAWCWGFGWGDDVIDAKTRSMMNLAMIGALGKMNEFEIHCRGAITNGVSKEEIRAIVHVIAIYCGVPQGLECFRHARKVLEERGL is encoded by the coding sequence ATGAGCTTGTTTGACGAAGACCTCTTCCTCAAGGGGCTGAAACAGCGCAAGGCCACCTTGGGCGCTGAATATGTTGAGAAAAATCTGGCGGCAGCGGATGAATTTACCCAGCCCTTCCAGGAGGCGATGACGGCCTGGTGTTGGGGGTTTGGTTGGGGTGACGATGTGATCGACGCCAAGACGCGCTCAATGATGAACCTCGCTATGATCGGGGCTTTGGGCAAGATGAATGAGTTCGAAATCCATTGCCGTGGGGCGATCACCAACGGGGTGAGCAAGGAAGAAATTCGAGCGATTGTGCATGTGATTGCGATCTATTGTGGTGTGCCGCAAGGGCTGGAATGCTTCCGACACGCGCGCAAAGTGCTCGAGGAGCGCGGGCTTTAA
- a CDS encoding 3-keto-5-aminohexanoate cleavage protein gives MTKPCIICVAITGSVPQKADNPAVPITVEEQIESTHAAFDAGASIAHCHVRMDDGTPTSDPERFALLGEGIRKHCPGMIVQFSTGGRSGAGQARGGMLPLRPDMASLSVGSNNFPTRVYENPPDLVDWLAGEMQIYEVVPEIEAFDLSHILQSIRLHEEGRLYGKLYVQFVMGVKNAMPADKDVFDFYVQLMQARAPQAEWCAAGIGANQIRVNEWAIAAGGHTRTGLEDNVRLSKDALAPSNAALVARAVEICEKYERPVASAAQARDMLGLRAAV, from the coding sequence ATGACCAAGCCTTGCATCATATGTGTCGCCATCACCGGTTCTGTGCCGCAAAAAGCCGACAACCCCGCGGTGCCTATTACCGTTGAGGAACAGATCGAGTCGACACATGCAGCATTTGATGCAGGTGCATCTATTGCCCATTGCCATGTACGCATGGATGATGGAACACCGACCTCTGATCCAGAGCGGTTTGCATTGCTCGGGGAGGGCATTCGCAAACACTGCCCAGGCATGATCGTACAGTTTTCGACCGGTGGCAGATCCGGAGCAGGGCAGGCGCGGGGAGGCATGCTTCCGCTGAGGCCTGATATGGCGTCGCTTTCGGTTGGGTCGAACAATTTCCCGACGCGCGTGTATGAAAATCCTCCTGATCTGGTCGACTGGCTAGCTGGTGAAATGCAGATCTATGAGGTCGTGCCCGAGATTGAAGCCTTTGATCTAAGCCATATTCTGCAGTCCATTCGTCTTCATGAAGAAGGTCGTCTCTATGGTAAGCTCTATGTGCAATTCGTTATGGGCGTGAAGAACGCCATGCCAGCCGATAAGGATGTGTTCGACTTCTATGTCCAGCTGATGCAGGCGCGCGCGCCTCAGGCCGAATGGTGCGCTGCTGGGATTGGAGCCAACCAGATCCGTGTCAACGAATGGGCGATTGCCGCGGGTGGGCACACACGAACAGGCCTGGAAGACAACGTGCGGCTGTCCAAAGACGCCCTTGCCCCGTCCAACGCAGCTCTCGTGGCGCGTGCGGTAGAGATTTGTGAGAAATATGAACGACCGGTGGCTTCTGCGGCGCAAGCCCGAGATATGCTTGGTCTGAGAGCAGCCGTATGA
- a CDS encoding ABC transporter ATP-binding protein — protein sequence MSEPVLATFGLCKRFGALAATDDVSIDLKPGEIHAIIGPNGAGKSTLIAQICGGLRPDAGRIKLLGRDVSELSTQVRAQAGLGRTFQISALAMEDTVLENAVLGALGASSRPWRFWQPVLNDSALKETAMSALERVGLAEDAEKRTADLSHGQRRQLEVAVALTLSPKAFVMDEPMAGLGAEGSKQMTGFLDTLRAEAPILLVEHDMDAVFALADRISVLVYGRVIATGSVDDIRQSDEVRAAYLGESA from the coding sequence ATGTCTGAGCCGGTTTTGGCCACCTTTGGGCTTTGCAAGCGGTTCGGTGCATTGGCCGCCACGGATGACGTGTCGATTGACCTGAAACCTGGCGAAATTCACGCGATTATCGGCCCGAATGGCGCGGGGAAATCCACACTCATTGCTCAGATATGCGGTGGCCTACGCCCGGATGCAGGGCGCATTAAGCTTTTGGGACGCGATGTCAGCGAATTGAGCACTCAGGTACGTGCACAGGCCGGTTTGGGCCGGACGTTTCAAATCTCGGCCCTTGCGATGGAAGATACCGTTTTGGAGAACGCCGTGCTGGGCGCTTTGGGAGCTTCGTCACGTCCATGGCGGTTCTGGCAGCCGGTGTTAAACGATTCTGCCCTGAAAGAAACTGCCATGTCCGCGTTGGAGCGGGTTGGTTTGGCAGAAGATGCGGAAAAACGCACAGCGGATCTCAGCCACGGACAAAGACGACAGCTGGAGGTGGCGGTTGCGCTGACACTATCCCCAAAGGCATTTGTCATGGATGAACCGATGGCCGGGTTGGGAGCGGAAGGGTCAAAGCAAATGACCGGCTTTCTTGATACCCTGCGCGCTGAGGCACCTATCCTTCTCGTCGAACACGACATGGACGCGGTGTTCGCGCTCGCCGATCGGATCAGCGTGCTGGTCTATGGACGCGTTATCGCCACCGGATCCGTGGACGACATTCGGCAAAGTGACGAAGTACGTGCGGCTTATCTTGGAGAAAGCGCATGA
- a CDS encoding alpha-ketoglutarate-dependent dioxygenase AlkB, which translates to MATPPSQLSFFPDEWPDGLTYLENYIQDEEAERLVREIDATPWRTDLKRRVQHYGYRYDYKARQARREDFLGPLPDLFQHLAERLTSEGQFQTVPDQVIINEYQPGQGISAHIDCQPCFGETIASLSLLSACVMRFASLRSSRHMDLLLQPNSLLVMAGEARHDWTHAIPARKTDLVEGQTSQRTRRISLTFRQMKFEN; encoded by the coding sequence ATGGCCACACCGCCTTCGCAACTTTCGTTTTTTCCGGATGAGTGGCCGGACGGGCTGACCTATCTGGAAAATTACATCCAGGACGAAGAGGCCGAAAGGCTCGTCCGTGAGATCGACGCGACCCCCTGGCGCACCGATCTGAAACGGCGGGTCCAGCATTACGGCTATCGCTACGACTACAAGGCCCGGCAGGCGCGGCGGGAAGATTTTCTTGGGCCACTGCCAGACCTGTTTCAGCACCTAGCGGAACGGTTGACCTCTGAAGGCCAATTTCAAACCGTTCCGGATCAAGTCATCATCAACGAATATCAGCCCGGACAGGGCATCTCTGCCCATATCGACTGCCAACCCTGCTTTGGGGAGACGATAGCATCCCTGAGCTTGCTCTCGGCCTGTGTAATGCGGTTTGCCTCGCTGAGGTCTTCCCGGCACATGGATCTTCTGCTTCAGCCCAACAGCCTTTTGGTTATGGCAGGTGAAGCCCGCCATGACTGGACCCACGCGATACCAGCCAGAAAGACGGATCTTGTCGAAGGCCAGACGTCCCAACGAACGCGACGCATTTCGCTGACATTTCGGCAAATGAAATTCGAGAATTGA
- a CDS encoding branched-chain amino acid ABC transporter permease, whose translation MIAERWINGTVIAGLLAVLIYALLMDEPFTITLLTRVVILALAAVGLNIALGIGGLVSLGHAAFFGLGGYAMGILASHAQTFTPLDLGLFTLPGTKSMPIIWLVAVIVSALVAWVIGLLSLRTTGVYFIMITLAFGQMFFYFSISWSAYGGEDGLSIYVRNGFPGLNTLVPLQFFGLCFAALCLALVVFHRLQASPFGLALNAARQVPDRVETVGLNPMRLKLVAFVISGAITGLAGALFADLNRFVSPTMFSWQLSGELIVLIIIGGVGRLMGPVIGACLFVALEHWLGGLTDFWHIWLGVVLLFIVLFARGGLIGLLTGKEGAHV comes from the coding sequence ATGATCGCGGAACGGTGGATCAATGGCACGGTGATCGCTGGGCTTCTGGCCGTTCTGATCTATGCGCTGCTCATGGATGAACCCTTTACCATCACGCTTTTGACGCGGGTGGTGATCCTCGCACTTGCTGCCGTAGGGCTCAACATCGCGCTTGGGATCGGAGGCTTGGTGAGCCTTGGACATGCTGCGTTTTTCGGCCTGGGGGGCTATGCGATGGGTATTCTGGCCTCGCATGCACAGACCTTCACGCCGCTCGACCTTGGCCTTTTCACCCTGCCGGGCACAAAATCAATGCCCATCATCTGGTTGGTGGCCGTGATTGTGTCGGCATTGGTAGCTTGGGTGATCGGACTTCTCAGCCTGCGCACGACGGGTGTCTATTTCATCATGATCACCCTCGCCTTTGGCCAGATGTTTTTCTACTTCTCGATTTCCTGGAGCGCCTATGGCGGCGAGGATGGTCTTTCCATCTATGTGCGCAACGGGTTTCCAGGACTGAATACTCTTGTACCGCTGCAGTTTTTTGGGCTTTGCTTTGCGGCGCTTTGCCTTGCACTCGTTGTGTTCCATCGCCTGCAAGCGTCGCCCTTCGGCTTGGCACTCAATGCCGCGCGGCAGGTGCCAGACAGGGTGGAAACCGTAGGCTTGAACCCCATGCGGCTCAAGCTGGTGGCGTTCGTGATCTCTGGTGCGATCACTGGGCTGGCCGGCGCGCTGTTTGCCGATCTCAACCGGTTTGTCAGCCCGACTATGTTCAGTTGGCAGCTTTCGGGCGAATTGATTGTTCTGATCATCATCGGCGGCGTCGGGCGGCTGATGGGGCCAGTGATCGGCGCATGTCTTTTTGTCGCTCTTGAGCATTGGCTCGGGGGGCTGACCGACTTCTGGCACATCTGGCTGGGCGTGGTCCTGTTGTTCATCGTGCTTTTTGCACGCGGCGGTTTGATCGGGCTTTTGACCGGTAAGGAAGGCGCACATGTCTGA
- a CDS encoding Rossmann-like fold-containing protein, which yields MHEFRGATLQEAVHKALRYPALSTKKLAKVAAKFDFTACLRMGNVLFVGEGNLSFALTMSCKPRVPTSSILATVYEVEEDLTDTAYNNARKLLKLGCSVKTGVDATRLSDTIGKRQSRTIIFQFPNVASRDPRYGQNPNHVLVTRFLKSARNHLKPGGLVIVSTVDSPFYEGAFKMDDAARKAGFAAPDIYTFDPKDYPGYTHQNTANEESAADGHTAFATFVFSG from the coding sequence ATGCACGAATTTCGCGGCGCAACGCTTCAGGAGGCCGTTCACAAGGCGCTCCGATATCCGGCGTTGTCGACAAAGAAGCTGGCCAAGGTGGCGGCGAAATTCGACTTCACTGCCTGCCTACGGATGGGAAACGTTCTGTTCGTCGGTGAGGGCAATCTGAGCTTTGCCCTGACGATGTCGTGCAAGCCGCGCGTTCCAACCTCCTCGATCCTGGCGACAGTTTACGAGGTAGAGGAAGACTTGACGGACACCGCCTACAACAATGCACGCAAGCTTCTGAAACTCGGATGCAGCGTCAAAACGGGCGTGGATGCCACACGGCTCTCCGACACCATCGGGAAACGCCAGTCCCGGACAATCATCTTCCAGTTTCCAAACGTGGCCTCCCGTGATCCACGCTACGGACAAAACCCAAATCATGTCCTGGTGACCCGCTTTCTCAAGAGCGCTCGGAACCATCTGAAACCGGGCGGCCTGGTGATCGTCTCGACCGTGGACAGCCCGTTCTACGAAGGTGCGTTCAAAATGGACGATGCTGCACGCAAAGCAGGCTTTGCGGCTCCGGACATCTACACTTTCGACCCCAAAGACTACCCAGGATATACCCACCAAAACACCGCCAATGAGGAGTCCGCCGCCGATGGCCACACCGCCTTCGCAACTTTCGTTTTTTCCGGATGA
- a CDS encoding antitoxin has product MPRLSIDISPEDHQKLKAIAALKGQSIKDYVLGRALGDAPALDGMSEDQAFMALANFLEPRIEQARRGELSGKSLDEIRREERKRAGV; this is encoded by the coding sequence ATGCCTAGACTCTCGATCGACATCTCGCCGGAAGACCATCAGAAGCTTAAGGCCATCGCTGCTCTCAAGGGGCAGAGCATAAAGGACTATGTCTTGGGTCGAGCGCTTGGCGACGCCCCTGCCCTCGACGGCATGAGCGAGGACCAGGCTTTCATGGCACTGGCCAACTTCCTGGAACCGAGGATCGAGCAAGCGCGGCGCGGCGAGCTTTCCGGCAAGTCCCTTGACGAGATCCGGCGCGAAGAGCGCAAGCGCGCAGGAGTCTAG
- a CDS encoding type II toxin-antitoxin system RelE/ParE family toxin, with protein MASYDLTLAAEEDLRDIWRYTLETWGPEQADTYLDRLGDCLDEIGSRRAPPRSIPQLPDELCIHRCQRHYIFWLEIDRPIIIAVLHEKMDVVQRLADRI; from the coding sequence ATGGCGAGCTACGACCTCACGCTTGCTGCGGAAGAAGACCTTCGGGATATCTGGCGGTACACGTTAGAAACCTGGGGACCAGAACAAGCGGACACGTACCTTGATCGACTTGGGGACTGCCTCGACGAGATCGGGAGCCGACGAGCGCCGCCAAGATCAATACCGCAATTGCCTGACGAGCTCTGCATCCATAGATGCCAGCGTCACTACATCTTCTGGCTTGAAATCGACCGCCCCATCATCATCGCCGTCCTACACGAGAAAATGGATGTCGTGCAGAGGCTGGCAGACCGGATCTAA